TGGCGACTTATCTGCTGTTCGCCGGACGGACTCGCCATGCGCCTGAGTGATGCCAGTGTGGTGATCCGCCCGCGCACGACCTGGGAAGCCATGGACCTGGGAGTGCTGCTGAGTCAGCGCCATCGACGACTGTTGATGACCAATTGGGCCATCGTGACCTTGCCGGTCTTCGCCCTGCTCACCTTACTGCTGTGGGATTCGCCCTCCCTGGTCGTGTTCCTGTTCTGGTGGCTCAAACCGGCGTTCGACAGGCTGCCACTTTATATTCTGTCCAAAGCCATGTTCGGCGAAACGCCCACGCTGAAACAGGCCCTGCGCCAATGGCCGCGCCTGCTCAAACCGCAACTGCTGGCCAGCCTGACCTGGCGCCGCCTGAGCCTGAGCCGCAGTTTTCTGATGCCGGTGGTGCAACTCGAAGGCTTGGGGGGCGAAGCACGCCAACAACGTTTGCGCGTACTGCAACAGCGTAACGCCGGTGCCGCGCAGTGGCTGACCATCATCGGCGTGCATCTGGAAACCGCGCTGTGGATCGGCTTGATGGTGCTGTTCTATATGTTCTTGCCGCAACAGATCGAACTCGACTGGGGCTGGCAGACCTTGATTGCCGCCGCCACACAAGACTGGCGCTGGCTGGAACACCTGACCAACGCCTTTTACGCCCTGGTGCTGGTGGCCTGGGAACCGATCTATGTGGCCTGCGGTTTCAGCCTTTATCTGAACCGGCGCACGAGGCTTGAAGCCTGGGATATCGAGCTGGTCTTTCGCCGATTGCGTCAGCGCTTGAGCAGCGCGATCGTCACGCTGCTGCTGGCCGCGATCCTGCTGGTGCCGACCGGGCAAAACGTCTGGGCCGAACCGGTTATCTCACCAGACTCACCGCGTTTGTTGGATCAGCCGCTGACCAGTCAGGCATCCCGGGACAGCATCAAGGCCCTCCTCGAACAACCACCGTTCAAGAACAAGGAAACGGTGACCCGCTATCGTTTTGGCGAAGACAAACCTACCTCCGACACTGCGCACGAGTCTCAAACGCCTGCCTGGTTGAAAGCGTTATTCGGCTTGCTGGACAGCCAACGCTTTGGTGTATTGGCCAGCCTGATCGAAGTGTTGCTGTGGGGCACGATGATCGGCGCCATTGGGCTATTAATCTGGCGTTACCGCGATTGGCTGCAAGCCTTCGTCAGCCGCCGACCCACGTTAAATCGCATAGTCGCGCGGCCGTTACCGCAACAGGCTTTCGGTTTGGACCTCAACCGCGAAACCCTGCCCGTCGACATCGCAGCCAGCGCCGAAAGCCTCTGGCAGACCAATCCCCGTGAAGCCCTCGGGTTGCTCTATCGCGCCTTGCTCAGCCACTTGCTGCACGATTTCAACCTGGCGCTCAAACCCGCCGACACCGAAGGCGAAGTTCTTCAGCGCGTTGAACAATTGCAACAACCTGCCCTGCTGGCCTTCAGTAAAAACCTCACCGGCCATTGGCAGAACATGGCGTATGGGCATCGATTGCCCCCCGCGCATTTGCAACAGGAACTCTGTGATGGCTGGCGCGCGTTATTTGGCCCGGGAGCGGTCCGTTGAACCGGCGTTTATGGCTTTCGGTCGGTGCGTTCATCGCACTGCTAGTGTGTGTGCTGAGTGTTTACCTGTATTTCAAGGCCATACCCTATCAGGCAGAAATCGATCATGGCCCTGCCCCTGAAGCCCAGGCCAATCCCTACCTGGCGGCCGAGCATTTTCTGCGACAACAGGGCCTGAGCGTCAGCCATGCCAACAGCCTCAACATCTTGCCGACGCTCGAGCCGCATCAGCGCAGTTTGTTGTTGCTCGGCGATCGGTCGAATATGTCCCCACGACAGGTGAGTCAGGTGTTGAACTGGACCCGCGCCGGTGGACGTCTTTTATTCGTCGCCGAAGCCCTGTGGGATGAAAAGACTGGTCAGAGCAATGACCTGCTGCTCGACCGAGTGCAACTGCACCAATCCCTGAGCAAAGACCTCAAGGAACCGCCGCCCGATCTAAACGACGACTCCTACCCCCAACTGACCAAGCTCTACCTGGAAAACGAAGAGGCGCCGGCCTACGTCACCTTCGATACCGCGTTCCACCTCGACGACCCGAAAAACCTCGCCCAGGCCTGGGCCAACAGCGGCAAGGCCACGCACATGATGCAGCTGAGTCACGGGCAGGGTTCAATCACCGTGGTCACCGACGCCAACCTCTGGAAAACCCCGGCCATCGACCAGTACGACAACGCCTGGCTGCTGTGGTACCTGACGGCCGACACAGACGTGACCCTGCTGTTCAATACCGATCACGACAGCTTGCTGACATTACTATGGCGCTACTTTCCACAAGCCCTGGTGGCCCTGATCGCCTTGATCGCTTTCGGATCCTGGCATGTTGGCGTGCGGAACGGCCCGTTGCTGGCGCCGGCCACGAGAGCTCGCCGCCAGCTTCAGGAACACCTGCGTGCCAGCGCCGATTTCATGCTCCGCCACAACGGTCAGCACAGCCTGTTGCAAGCCTTGCAACAAGACATCCTGCGTCGTATCCGTCACCGTCATCCCGGTTTTGAACAACTCGGCGTTGCCGAACAATGGCTGGTGCTCGCACGCCTGACTGGCCAACCTACACGCGCCATCCGCCAGGCCATGAGCCCGCGACCGAAGCAGCGGCTGTCCAGCGCTGAATTCAGCCGTCAGGTCGCCCACCTGCAAACCTTGAGGAACACCTTATGATCTGGAGCGTTGCAGACGTTGGATTGATGTGACATTAAAAACCATAGATGTATCTGACGGGGAGTTGTGGGCCGCAGCAGAAGCCTTCATGCAATCTAGGCAGACAGGGCACAGGGTGATTGGTCGACGACAGGGTGAAAGGTGGAGCTTGCGTGGGGCACCAAGGAATTCGTAATCGCCGGACAACCTTACCAAGGGTTTCCGATTCTGCCGTGGGACTCTATGGAGAGCTGCAGCCAAGCCAATCAGTTCTTCCGCTACTACCTCCTTCGTGGGGACATCGGCTCCAAGCAATCCTGGCCTAGCACTGGGCGAGCGCTGGGCGAGCGCTGGGCGAGCGCTGTACGACTACTTCAGCTTCCTGCAAGCCCATGAGCTTGATTGGCGGGACGTAGATCGTGGTGAGGCCAAAAGCCTTGTCGCTGCCTACCGGGACTACTGCTTGGTGACATGCGAACTGGCACGCAACACTACTCGCCAGCGACTGATGTACATCTGCAAGTTCTACGAATTCGCCCTAAAGAAAGGCTGGGTGACGCGCCTGCCGTTCGGCCATGAAGAGCGCACCGTAAAACGTGAGACGAGTTTCCTTGAGCACTTCGATGCCAGTGGTGGCAAAGCCTTGGTGACCTGCGCTACCTCAAGGAACATTTCGCTCACTGTTCGCTGGACATGACCCTGGGCTATGCCATGGATGCAAGCTGGGGACAGCACCTGGATCTTGAGCTGTATATGGAAATCCAGGGAGAGCTGGAAGATATCAAGCTCGGCGTCGTCGACAACTGGATGGACTATGAGTCCTTGGCCGGGGGCTACGAGCGCGCCATCAAGGGATGGCAGCGGAAGCCAGAAAACCTGCTGATCTTCAAGGATCACGCGTCGATGCTGAAGTCCATTTCTGAGAGCACAGCTATCCGCAGCAACGGCCACGCTTGGTGCACAGCAGACAATGACGGCTGCGTCGGCAACACCCTTGAGCGATCCCGCTGCAGTGGCTGCAGCAACCACTCAGTGATCGGAAACGTCCATGTACCTATCTATCAGCGCCTCTACGATGAACTTAAAGAGTTGCTGCACTGTAAGACGGAGGTCGTCAACGCGTTGAGCGCGACCTGAATCGCTGCCGAGACGTATTGGTACAGCTGGGCATGCCTCCGGAGGCTCTGACAGCATGAAGAGCAAGGGCAAATCAACCAACTACAAGCCTGCCGTGGATCGAGAAAAGGATCTCAGGCTGGCCATCTCCCGGATCGAGAACGGACGCGCTCATACCAAGGAAGCCAAAGTGACCATCGCTGCCGTCACCCGAGAGGCCGGCGTGTCGACCGCGCTGACCCACAATCACTATCCGGCAATCGCAGAGACAATACGAGAGAAGCAGGGTCGGTCCAGCCGAGCCATGCTGGATGTCAAACATCAAGATCTTATCGCCGAGCGCCAAAAGTCTGCAGGCTACCGTCAAGAGATAGAGGAGCTCAGAGCCAAGCTCGCCAGCATTGCATCCATATATGAGGTGCTGCTGGAGGAGAACCGTGTGCTCAAGGCCAAGCTGAAAGACCGGAGCGTAGTTGAACTGGTTTCATCCCAGCCGCGCGGGTAGGCCTCATGACGCGTGAGCTCCCGCAATTTGACGAAAGTCGTGAGCTGACTTCACTAGACGATTAGCCTAGCGGCGAAAGGATGGCGTCATAGAGTCGTGCAGATGCCTCCACATCGTTGGCGCCTATGAACAAGTAGCTGAGCACGGTTCCTCCTCCCAGGGGCATCATTCAATCAACAAATCATTTCGTCCCTGTTGTCAGTTCGACATCGAGCGGAGGGCCAAATCCAATTTTCTGATGCCCATAGCCGGAGCAAAAAATTATGACTAAGCAATAATTATTGCTGAGCCATAATTCTGAATAATTTTTGTCGGCAGCTCCTCGACCTTGTCTGTAGAGGTTAAAACTCACTCGCAGTACACAGTCCAAAGCTGATCAACCCGTCATGGAGCCTTGGCTCACCATCTCCCGGTATTATCCGGCTCGGTGGCACACTCGCCACGCCACCAGGCCATCTGCAGGATGTCGAACGGAGATGCGCCTCTATGACGACAAAACAAGCCGGGAGGCCAAGATATTGAAAAGCTCTGCAAGCATTCGTGCATCTAGCAACGCATGGTGTGGCAGATCAGACAGCTCTACTTGTTCAAGAGCTTCCGCGTTCACCTGATTGAAAAGACTTGTTAGGTTGGTCGGTTGATTCACAACCCGGACTGGCCAGCGTTGATGATCCGCACAAGCGAGATCACGGAAAAACTCCCAATCCCAATGTGGCGCATCTGAACACACCTCAAGCTCCTCGTCGAAGCAGCCTAGAAACCTTCGAAGCGAGGCTCGAGCTTCGACAAGCGACTGACCGTATTGCAGAGGGTCAAGCCGCGGTAAAACGTTCTGGATGACGAAATCACTGCAGTCTTCGACCGAATAGGTATCCGTCAACTCAGCGTAAAACTCTTCGCCTGACTCTGATACCAGCGCTAGGGATATCAGCTTCGAGTCCTGATTGAGCTGGGTAAATTCGCAATCTAGGAATAACTTCAACGACCTGTCCTCCTCATCTCCTGTTAGCGTGGTCTGTCATTGGAGCAATGTTCGTCCTGCTATTTGGATGAACGTACCGTGGCTATCAGTAACCTAGCCAAGGGATGCGACCCTTGCTTCGGTGCCGCTCACATTTCCTAGCGTGGATAAGTAATCGCTGTAACGTGCTGAGTAATCAAACTGCGGAGTTCGTCCATCTTTGGATGAGACAGGGTAGTTCCACCATGCTGGAAATTACAAAGTCAGCTCCAACATTTTCGAGCTCTGCAGCGGTCACTTGAGACGCAAAGGCTATTGTCTTCAGTCCCGCCGCCTTGGCAGCAACAACACCCGGCAGAGAATCCTCCACGACAATGCATTGAGTTCCCTGTACGCCAAGGGTTGAGATGGCATGTAGGTAAATGTCAGGCGCAGGTTTTGGAGCTAAACCCTGACTACCGGAGGAGCAAACATGGTGGAAATGGTGGCTCAACTCAGTCTTGGTGAGCACGAAGCCGACGTGGGCGAGGCTGGCGTTCGACACAATAGCCTTTGGAATTGATATGGCCTCCAACGCGGCCCTTATCCCAGCTACCTCAACAAGCTCATTTTCGAGGCTGGTGCGAAGCGTACGAGCCAGTGTGACTGCAAAGTCCTCGGGCAGCCCTTTGCACCAGTGGGAGAGCACCTCCAGGCAAGTATTTCGACTGTGCCCTAGAAAATGTTGGCTCCACATTTCCTGAGTGATGCTTAAGCCAAGCATGGCCAAGGAAACGGATCGAAACGCTTTATATGCAAGTGTCTCGCTATCTACCACGGTGCCATCACAGTCAAATAAAAGCATGGGTCAATCTGCTTGGATCTTGTGCAAAAGTGGCGAGGCCACGCGTAGGTAATCCTCGGAGTTCAGGATCGCGGATGTTTCAAAGGAGGCGGCATTGAACGCAATCTCATCGAAACGATCGGTCAGATCTGGATCCAGTACAACAACCAGGTCTTTGTGAAACGAGAACGGCGGGATCATACCTACCTCACAACCTGTCAGATCAGTGGCTAGTGATTTATCCGCTAGGCGCATCTTGCGAACACCTAGTGCCATCGCTAACGACCCTAAATTAAGCCGGCGATCTGCGGGTAGCACAGCCAGCGCATGAATGGCCTTGCCGAGTTCGTCAGTACCACTGCAGACAAGAGCT
The window above is part of the Pseudomonas sp. B21-048 genome. Proteins encoded here:
- a CDS encoding YbaK/EbsC family protein; this translates as MTPHQALIDLLDRHQCRYRLVQHACAGKSVEVAIARGTEVGQGAKALVCSGTDELGKAIHALAVLPADRRLNLGSLAMALGVRKMRLADKSLATDLTGCEVGMIPPFSFHKDLVVVLDPDLTDRFDEIAFNAASFETSAILNSEDYLRVASPLLHKIQAD
- a CDS encoding 3'-5' exoribonuclease domain-containing protein is translated as MKLFLDCEFTQLNQDSKLISLALVSESGEEFYAELTDTYSVEDCSDFVIQNVLPRLDPLQYGQSLVEARASLRRFLGCFDEELEVCSDAPHWDWEFFRDLACADHQRWPVRVVNQPTNLTSLFNQVNAEALEQVELSDLPHHALLDARMLAELFNILASRLVLSS
- a CDS encoding DUF4350 domain-containing protein, with amino-acid sequence MNRRLWLSVGAFIALLVCVLSVYLYFKAIPYQAEIDHGPAPEAQANPYLAAEHFLRQQGLSVSHANSLNILPTLEPHQRSLLLLGDRSNMSPRQVSQVLNWTRAGGRLLFVAEALWDEKTGQSNDLLLDRVQLHQSLSKDLKEPPPDLNDDSYPQLTKLYLENEEAPAYVTFDTAFHLDDPKNLAQAWANSGKATHMMQLSHGQGSITVVTDANLWKTPAIDQYDNAWLLWYLTADTDVTLLFNTDHDSLLTLLWRYFPQALVALIALIAFGSWHVGVRNGPLLAPATRARRQLQEHLRASADFMLRHNGQHSLLQALQQDILRRIRHRHPGFEQLGVAEQWLVLARLTGQPTRAIRQAMSPRPKQRLSSAEFSRQVAHLQTLRNTL
- a CDS encoding DUF4129 domain-containing protein yields the protein MRLSDASVVIRPRTTWEAMDLGVLLSQRHRRLLMTNWAIVTLPVFALLTLLLWDSPSLVVFLFWWLKPAFDRLPLYILSKAMFGETPTLKQALRQWPRLLKPQLLASLTWRRLSLSRSFLMPVVQLEGLGGEARQQRLRVLQQRNAGAAQWLTIIGVHLETALWIGLMVLFYMFLPQQIELDWGWQTLIAAATQDWRWLEHLTNAFYALVLVAWEPIYVACGFSLYLNRRTRLEAWDIELVFRRLRQRLSSAIVTLLLAAILLVPTGQNVWAEPVISPDSPRLLDQPLTSQASRDSIKALLEQPPFKNKETVTRYRFGEDKPTSDTAHESQTPAWLKALFGLLDSQRFGVLASLIEVLLWGTMIGAIGLLIWRYRDWLQAFVSRRPTLNRIVARPLPQQAFGLDLNRETLPVDIAASAESLWQTNPREALGLLYRALLSHLLHDFNLALKPADTEGEVLQRVEQLQQPALLAFSKNLTGHWQNMAYGHRLPPAHLQQELCDGWRALFGPGAVR
- a CDS encoding HAD family phosphatase; this encodes MLLFDCDGTVVDSETLAYKAFRSVSLAMLGLSITQEMWSQHFLGHSRNTCLEVLSHWCKGLPEDFAVTLARTLRTSLENELVEVAGIRAALEAISIPKAIVSNASLAHVGFVLTKTELSHHFHHVCSSGSQGLAPKPAPDIYLHAISTLGVQGTQCIVVEDSLPGVVAAKAAGLKTIAFASQVTAAELENVGADFVISSMVELPCLIQRWTNSAV
- a CDS encoding TetR family transcriptional regulator; protein product: MKSKGKSTNYKPAVDREKDLRLAISRIENGRAHTKEAKVTIAAVTREAGVSTALTHNHYPAIAETIREKQGRSSRAMLDVKHQDLIAERQKSAGYRQEIEELRAKLASIASIYEVLLEENRVLKAKLKDRSVVELVSSQPRG